One Coregonus clupeaformis isolate EN_2021a chromosome 36, ASM2061545v1, whole genome shotgun sequence genomic window, TACAAATATGTACATATAATTTCATAGTATGGGAAGTTAACAGGATTTTTACATCGGGCGGATTTGATTATGCTGCGCTGCGCGGCACCGGGCATAGTTCCGTTATGTAATCGGGTGAAAGCAGGGAGAGAGGCACGCtttctcaaatcgaacagtaatctgcgcTGCTCAATCATTTTGTCAAGAAGGCAGCATAGTGCTTCGTCTAGAAACATGCATATCTTTTCCATAAAATGAATGTtctaactagttttcattgggaaggcagataaagcatttttatcaaaagcaaacTCTTTTGCATGAGAAACCACAGAATCCTAGTAATTACTACACGTTGCTTtattacgtcacttttgtttttgAGCCGACTTTGGCGTGTGCTTTGAACGGGGCACCTGTCTCACgcccgggaggcagcccggttccaaatcgaatgcaatcaactttcagCCGATAGAAAACACGCCTACATGGACACCCGGATGGGATTAATCGAACCCCCTGAGTGAAATTACTGTTATGCTCAcatggctgcatctcaatagtctcaaGTGGCCTCTtattgtctcctccccttcatcttctCTGATTTGTAATGTGTAGTAATTGTGACCCTTGTGGCGCTAGGGCAGATCAGATAAGACCTCAGCGGGGCAGGCTCTCGCACCaggcgggagagagagggtgccATACATATTTATCTTGTCAGTCTCAGTAATTGGTTTCTCTCTCTCCGACAAGAGGTTCATCTTTAGGTTAATGTTTATGCTGCTAAGTTATTAGCCCTGTTTATAGCTGTATTATAATAGTGTAATATTATGCTTATTCATTCATGTTTATATAGCCTATCTATATTGCATAAGTATTACACTTTACTGATACTGTTATGTTGTGCATGTTTTTGCCTTATAGAACCACAATTCATTTGGATTAACACAAGTACAGTCCACCAAGATTCACTCCCAGTCAAGATTCATGTTATATgaccaaaagtgtgtgtgtggttaatgTGTGTTGGTGAAGAGGAAAAGGAAATAACAACCCTGAAAAGAGAAGCATTAGCATTGTTCTTACCGGACATCCTGTGGAGGGTCAGAACCCAAATCACAGTCAGCATACTAGTGGGTGAGAGAATTCACAGCCTACTGCCCAGACGGGTGAGGGCATAGCAGCCAACCGTTTTTATAAATAGCAAACGCATAGGTTATATAGTGCTCACTGACCACTATATTTTCCTTGCTTCCGTATATTGTTTTTCCAGGTGCAGATCAAGGGAATGAAAGGAAGTACATGTTTATCATTGAGATGCAGCCCAACAATGTCCAATCCCAGCGCTCGAGGGAAGGGTTAGCGTAATTACGTAGCCTGCTAAACAAGTACGTTGACTAGCGAGCGGGAGATTTTGGTTCAAGCAAGAAAAACTAGAGGTAAGTGGACGCTGTTATTATAACATTGGATAAATCCTATCCCATAACTTAAAATTAACATGACCTAGGTACTATTTTGAGTTAAACATAAGGACGTAAGCCAAGTCACTCACAGACATGCCAGATCATGTCATTCAGTATCTCAGCAGAACAAATTAGCCTAATGCTAGCGAACGTTACCTACCTTTAATGAATATCAATCAAATGCAAAGACTGCAAGACCAGTAAACCAGAAATACAACACCTACTAGGTGGCCTAGCTAGCTAAATCTTATATTTTCACTTAGTAAGTCAATAATTGTTTGATAACTAGATGCCTGAACAGACTGAAAGCTGGAAAGGTCAACATCAACAACTTTACCAGTTACTAGTGTAGTTAGTTTCAATTTCCGGTTGTGTAACATCTCTTGGTAGTTAGAATAATTTCTCAATTCCAATGAGAAAACAACCCTGTCTTGATCAAGTGTGTCTCAGTAACTAACACAATGGAAAGTACTATCTGCCTCGCAGTTGTTTTGTCCACTGTGAAAAATACTTGTTTACTAGCTATAGAGTTATAACTCTTGCACCCATGCACCTTCAAATATTTTCCCCTTTGACAGACATACCTCACCTGTCCATAAATCAAGATGGCTGTGAGGAGCGAGGCCAGGGTGGAggcagaggtagaggaggaggagagttttGGACCACAGCCACTGAGCAGACTTGAGGTAGGTGTTGGTGCATTTATTCCTAATTTATCAGGGGTACAGTATTAGCTATGTTTGGCTGATAATGACAGGCAATTCCCCGTACTAGGCAGAACTGATTAATATTCAAATGTTCCGTCTTCACATCAAATGCATGATGGTAGTGTCATTTGCAATGTCTCCTACACAGCAATGTGGCATCAGTGCCAGTGACCTAAAGAAACTGGAGGATGCAGGCTTCCACACCATTGAGGCAGTGGCCTATGCCCCCAAGAAGGAGCTGCTTAACATCAAGGGGATCAGTGAGGCCAAAGCAGACAAAGTCCTGGTTAGGTCACCTTCATATACCAATCTGAGTTTTTATTTTCTGCTAATTTTGTGTTGCCCACAGTTGACATTAGGCCTGATATAATGACTGTGGCTGATGTTCGTCTACCTCTATGGTATTTTCTCCAGGCTGAAGCTGCCAAACTAGTGCCCATGGGCTTCACCACAGCAACAGAGTTCCACCAACGCCGAGCTGAAATCATCCAAGTCTCCACTGGGTCTAAAGAGCTGGACAAGCTGCTACAGGGTGAGGCTGGGATCGTTGCCAGTTACCTAGATTTTAGAACCATTGTTTATGACTCAGGACACGTTTTTTGAGTTGCCCAGTTGTATTTGTCGTTAGTATGAAaaagtttttctctctctctcaggtgggaTAGAGACAGGCTCCATCACAGAAATGTTTGGAGAGTTCCGGACAGGAAAGACACAGCTGTGCCACACCCTTGCAGTCACCTGTCAGGTACTGGCCATGATGCCATTCTTTTTCACACTAATAAAGGAAGACTTTGCTGTACACTCTTATCTCATACCAATCACATCTGCTCACAGCATATGACGATAGCACTCAGGACATTCAATTTTTTGATTTTGTGCTTTTCCCCAACTCAGTTGCCCATTGACCAGGGTGGTGGAGAGGGCAAAGCCATGTACATTGACACAGAGGGGACCTTCAGGCCAGAGAGGTTACTGGCTGTAGCAGAGAGGTGAGTTCTCTCATGGACTAACACAATAACAATGGAGTAGCTACTGGGTTATATGACACTGACAGATATAAATTTGGAGCAACACTATTCCACTACAGGAATAACAGGCATCAATTTCTGTCTGTTCAGAGAGTTACCATTGCAAATGCAGTACTTCCTTCAAAAAGCTGTATCACACTAGAATGTACTGTTGTGTCTTTTATTAGGTATGGACTTGTTGGGAGTGACGTTCTGGACAACGTAGCCTACGCTAGGGCCTTTAACACAGACCACCAGACCCAGCTGCTTTACCAAGCCTCAGCCATGATGGCAGAGTCCAGGTCAGGcccatctcactccctcttcGTGAAGTTTCCGATCCTTCAGATGTTTTTCCATTTCTCACATACCTTGCTTTCCTTCCATGTTAATAGTATTGTTTGTAACATGAGTTGGTGATCTGGAATAAGGACACCCTCAAGGAAATCCTAGTAAAGTACCCCTATGGTCACCCAGTCTGCAACGCTATAGGTCTCTAACCATGtggccccttctctctctctcaggtatgCCCTGCTGATAGTGGACAGTGCCACAGCCCTCTACAGGACTGACTACTCCGGGAGGGGAGAGCTCGCTGCACGGCAAGGCCACCTGGGACGCTTCCTGAGAATGCTGCTGAGGCTAGCAGACGAGGTAAGGTCAGGGCTAGAATTACAGGGGCTTTGTCTGTTCGCCGAACTCCTTATCTATTGCGCTGGTGTCGGTCTAATGCAATATGTTTATCAGCAACATTCTGAACCCTTCTCTGTAGATCAATTTTATGTGTGTGCACAACTCTCTTCATGGTATGGTCATAACGCTAAAAACATTTTTGTCTCGCGCCTTGTCACAGTATGGCGTTGCCGTGGTGATAACCAATCAGGTGGTGGCCCAGGTAGACGGTGCTGCCATGTTCTCGGCAGACCCTAAAAAACCTATCGGGGGCAACATCATGGCACATGCCTCCACTACGCGGTGAGTGACTCCATTGACCCCTTCTTACTCCCTCTTTGTCACATTCAAATTTTTTCAAACATAGCATACCACTTGTTAAGCCCCTGGGTTCTAGAAGAATACAGCTAGCTATCAAGCTAAAACCGCTCCTTGTTTTCAGACTGTACTTGAGGAAAGGCCGTGGGGAAACGAGGATCTGCAAAATCTACGACTCGCCCTGCCTTCCAGAGTCTGAAGCCATGTTTGCCATCAACGCAGATGGGGTGGGCGACGCCAAGGACTGAGCTCAGCTGCCACCATACCAGGGAGTGAGAGCATGGCTGTATGTCATGTGGCTATGCCCCTCACCATAGACTTGCACAATGGCAgctcttgtgtgtttgtgtgtacacacTTCCCTGAGGGGAGAGCTAAGAAAAATGGCTAATGGGGAGATGCTGGCCATAACTGTTGGGTTGATATGATTTTGGACCGTCCCATTACTGAGGGAAGAATGCATTCCTACACTACGAGAGGGTACTTTGCATGGAGAATGTTGCCTATTGCCCTAAGGAGCACAGTGATGCGCACATGCTTAGGCTTACACTGTATACTGAtttgtattgtacagtatatgGGCCTATAGAGGCTTTGAGAACCAGAGGGAGCTCAGCTTCACAAATGTGACATTTTTCACCAACCCAATGGACTTGTAAAATAATAATTCTAATAGTGTTAACTCCACTGGATGACGTGGACATATTTagaaaatgtttattttgttttTCAAGGGTGTCTGGTTTTCTACCAGTGTGTTTTTCATTTAAATCATCATCTTTGTATTTGACATTCCAACTGTACATCAATATATCAATTATCTTTATTTGTCAAACATCTGCTCTTAATAGAATAAACGTCAGTACATGCCCCCTAACTAACAAGGTTTACTACCGTTAACTACTCAATTTTCCCTATTTGTTTGTACATTCAAGAACTATAGTTTCTGTATAAGATGCATTGTATTAAAATTATTTTATCATTAGATCTCCTGTCTACATAGGTTATTTCAACTCAGTCTTACTTAGTTTACATATTTTCCCAAATTGACATGATATCCATTTTAAAGGACTGTATTGGAATGTTAAAATAGTATTAACTTAGTCCTATTGAAACCAACATAAATGGAAGAATACAAATGCAATGTGTGCCAAGTAAGATTTAATTAATCTTTAATGAATGCAA contains:
- the LOC121552281 gene encoding DNA repair protein RAD51 homolog A: MAVRSEARVEAEVEEEESFGPQPLSRLEQCGISASDLKKLEDAGFHTIEAVAYAPKKELLNIKGISEAKADKVLAEAAKLVPMGFTTATEFHQRRAEIIQVSTGSKELDKLLQGGIETGSITEMFGEFRTGKTQLCHTLAVTCQLPIDQGGGEGKAMYIDTEGTFRPERLLAVAERYGLVGSDVLDNVAYARAFNTDHQTQLLYQASAMMAESRYALLIVDSATALYRTDYSGRGELAARQGHLGRFLRMLLRLADEYGVAVVITNQVVAQVDGAAMFSADPKKPIGGNIMAHASTTRLYLRKGRGETRICKIYDSPCLPESEAMFAINADGVGDAKD